The Streptomyces sp. DG1A-41 genomic sequence CCCCGGGTGGCCGTTAGCCACCACCCTGCCCTGTGGAGCCCGGACGTTCCTCGGGGAGCTCCCCGTCAGGGGGACTCCACGCGGCCGTCCGCCCGGCTCGTCTGCCGTGTCGACCATGGTACCGGGCGTGAGCGGGGCCGGGGACCGGTGGCGGTCGCCAGGACCGAACCCGCGAGGATCAGGGCGAAGGCCGCGATGATGCCGGGGTCAGGCGCTCGTCGAAGAACAGGGCCCCTGCCGCCGCCGCGGTCGACGTACGTGATCACTGTCGCCCTGGTCGGACCAGCCTCCTTGATCAGTTCCAGCAAGGCGACGAGGCGAGTGCCGTGCAGAGCACTCCCAGTCCTGCCAGGGCGGCCGGGACCTCGGGGCGGGGAGCGAGGACGATCAGGTGAGCGCGGCCGCCGGGGCGTAGACGAGTGCGGCCAGGGTGGCAGTCATGTCACGCCCCTCCGAACCACCCGTCCGTCGGATCGGGAACCGTACCCTCGATCGTGGCACACGATCGCGGCCGCTGTCAGAAGCCACAACCGGTCCTTGACCTTGCCGCGACGTCAACGTCTCTACTGGTCCCATGCGGATCGGAGAACTCGCCGGCGTCGTCGGTGTCACCACGCGGGCCGTGCGGCATTACCACCATCTGGGGCTGTTGCCGGAGCCGGAGCGGCGGGCGAACGGGTATCGGCAGTACGCGCTGAGTCACGCTGTCGTACTGGCGCGGATCCGGCGGCTGACCGAGTTGGGGCTGGGGCTCGCGGAGGTGCGGGATGTGCTGGCGGACGACGCGGGGAAGGACCTCGTCGAGGTGCTGACCGAGCTGGACGAGGATCTGGCGCGGCAGGAGGAGGCCATCCGGGAGCGACGGCGGCGGTTGCGGGCGTTGCTGGAGGCGGAGGGCGGGCTGCCCGCCGAGGGGCCGGTGTCACCCGAGCTGGCCGCGTTGTTCGCCGGGACCGCGCATCTGTCGGACTCGCCGATGGCCGCCAAGGACCGCGAGATCATCGCCTTCCTGGAGACGGCCATGCCTGACGAGGCCCGGCAGCAGCTCGTGTCGTCGCTGGGTGAGGTGCTCGGCCGGCCCGAAGCCGTGGCGCGGGCCGACGAGGCGTACGCCCGGCTCGACGCGCTCGCCGACGCGGAGCCGGACGATCCGCGCGTCGCCGGGGCCGCCCGGGCCCTCGCCGACTGCATTCCCCCGGGGCTGTTCCCGGAGATCGGGGACCTCGACCACGACGACAGTGTGCTGCGCGCCTTCTACGAGGACCTGGCCCCGGCCCAGGCCGAGGCGATCCGCCGGACGCTGCGCATCCTCGCCGAGGAGCGGCGATGAGGATCGCGCGGCTGCTGGTCCGGCACGAGGCGCGGCTGCTCGTGAGTCTCGTGCTGTGGGTGGCGCGGCGCACGCACGGGACGAGGAGCGGGCGGGCTTTCGGGTACGCGCGCGGGCAGGGCGCGGTGATGTTCGGGTTCGGGTTCGTGTGCCTCGTCGAGACCGTCGCCATGTCCGTGCTGCTGCGGGACTGGCCGACCGTGCACGCCGTGTTCCTCTTCCTGGACGTGTACGGCATCGTCTTCGTCGTCGCGCTGCACGCCTCGTCCGTCGTACGCCCGCACGTGCTGGATACGGACGACGGCTCGCTGCGGATCCGCCGGTACGTCCATGTCGACCTGCGGGTGCCGCTGGAGCGGATCGCCTCGGTGCGGCGCGAGCTGCGGATGACGCACGAGCGGGCCGACGGCGAGCTCGACGTCGAGGTCGGGTCGCAGACCACCGTGACGCTCGAACTGACGGAACCGGTCACGCACGTCACCTTCCTCGGGCGCCGGAGGGAGGTACGGGTCGTCCGCTTCCACGCCGACGACGCCGACGGGCTCGTCCGCGCCCTCGGCCAGGCGCGTGTCTGAGCCCCCCGTACGCTGTCCCGGAGTTCGATCGAAGGAGTACGCGTGCTTGTCCTGCTGCCGCCGTCCGAAGGCAAGGCCTCCTCCGGCCGCGGTGCCCCGCTGAAGCCGGAGTCGCTGTCGCTGCCGGAACTGACCGCCGCCCGGGAGGCCGTCCTCACCGAGCTGGTCGAGCTGTGCGCCGGCGACGAGGACAAGGCGCGCGAGGTGCTCGGGCTGAGCGAGGGGCTGCGGGGCGAGGTCGCGAAGAACGCGGAGCTGCGCACGGCGGGGGCCCGGCCGGCCGGGGAGATCTACACCGGGGTGCTGTACGACGCCCTCGGTCTGGCATCCCTGGACGCCGCCGCCAAGCGGCGTGCCGCGCGGTCGCTGCTGGTCTTCTCCGGGCTGTGGGGTGCGGTCCGGGTGACGGACCGGATTCCGTCCTACCGGTGCTCGATGGGGGTGAAGCTGCCGGGTCTCGGTGCGCTGGGCGCGCACTGGCGTACGCCGATGGCGTCGGTGCTTCCCGAGGCGGCCGGGGACGGGCTGGTGCTGGATCTGCGGTCCGCCGCGTACGCCGCCGCGTGGAAGCCGAAGGGCGAGGTCGCCGGGCGGACGGCTTCCGTGCGGGTGCTGCACGCGCCGACCCGGAAGGTCGTCAGCCACTTCAACAAGGCGACCAAGGGGCGGATCGTGCGCAGCCTGCTGACCGCCGGGGCCGCCCCGAGGGGCCGGCCGAGCTGGTGGAGGCGCTGCGGGATCTCGGGTACGTCGTGGAGGCGCAGGCCCCGGCGAAGGCGGGGCAGGCGTGGGCGCTGGATGTGCTGGTGACCGAGGTCCACTGACGGTCATCGGACCGAGGTGCACTGAGGGTCATCGGATCGTGGTCCGGGGGATCGCCGGGCGGGTGCCGGAGGCGGTGGTGGGTGCCGGGACGGTGATCAGCCCCGGGCAGGTCACGGAGGTGGTGGACGCGGGCGCCCGCTTCCGTCGCCTGCGTGGGCGGGAGCTGGATGCCGCCGCAGGACGCGGTCGCGGCGCGTGCCCGGGGCCGCGTCGAGGCGCCGGCCCGCGAGGCGGCGGCGCTCAGCGCAGGTGGGACGTGTCGTTGAGGAGCCGGACGCTGGCGTTGCCGTCCGCGTAGTACGCGACGACCGACAGGGACGCGGCCGACAGTTCCATCCGGAACAGGGACTCCGGCGGGGCGCCGAGGGCGAGCCGGACGAACGTCTTGATCGGGGTCACGTGCGTGACGAGCAGGACCGTGCGGCCCGTGTACGCCGCGATCAGCTTGTCGCGGGTGGCGGCGATCCGGGTGGCGGTCGCCGCGAAGCTCTCGCCGCCTCCGGTGGGTTCGGCGTCCGGGGAGGCCAGCCAGGCGTTCAGGTCGTCGGGGTGGCGCTCGCGCACCTCGGCGAAGGTGAGGCCCTCCCAGGCGCCGAAGTCCGTCTCGCGCAGCCCGTCGTCGACGCTCACCTCGAGGCCGAGCCGGGCGGCGACGATACCGGCGGTCTCCCGGGTGCGGGCGAGGGGCGACGACACGATCGCCTGGATCGTGCCCCGCCG encodes the following:
- a CDS encoding MerR family transcriptional regulator; this translates as MRIGELAGVVGVTTRAVRHYHHLGLLPEPERRANGYRQYALSHAVVLARIRRLTELGLGLAEVRDVLADDAGKDLVEVLTELDEDLARQEEAIRERRRRLRALLEAEGGLPAEGPVSPELAALFAGTAHLSDSPMAAKDREIIAFLETAMPDEARQQLVSSLGEVLGRPEAVARADEAYARLDALADAEPDDPRVAGAARALADCIPPGLFPEIGDLDHDDSVLRAFYEDLAPAQAEAIRRTLRILAEERR